GCTGAGAAGGTAACCGACGAGGCCGAACGATTGGAAGCAATGGCGCTCATCACCGACCATCTGATTCCCGGACGCTGGGCCGATCTCCGCCCTACCACCGACAGCGAAATGCGTAAAACAACCGTGCTGTCGTTCGCGCTGCATGAAGCATCGGCCAAACTTCGAACAGGCGGGCCAAACGATGAACCTGAAGATGAACAGTTGCCAACCTGGGCAGGTGTAATACCCTTGCAAACCGTTCGTCAGACACCCATACCCAAAGAGGGCGATGCGACGATACCCCTGCCCGACTATCTGATATGAGATTGGCCGAACTAACAGCAGACAACAACTTTGGTTATCAATCCTTTATGCGAAAAGGTTTTATCCTGCATCGGGATTGTTTCCGCATTAGTCCTGCTGATCAAGTCCATGAATCGTTTCCGACTGCTGGGTTGCCTGACAGTTTTACGCTTGGTATGCTTACTGACGCTGATGAGTTGGCAGGGTCGGTAAGTTTCCGCCGGGAAGGATATAATCGTCAGAAGCTCCGGCATAAGGGATTGCTGTTTGCCATGTATGTAGCCCATGAGTACGCTGGGCAGGGTATTGGCCGTCAACTGATTGAGGAAACGATTCGTCGGGCGAAGCAATTACCGAACATGGAACAAATTACCCTAACTGTAATTGCCAGCAATAGGCCCGCCAGGCAACTTTATAAATCCATAGGCTTTCATTCGTTCGCCCTCGAGCCTAAAGCGGTGAAAGACGGTGATGCGTATTACGATGAAGAGCAAATGATCTTATTTCTGGGAACGTAATTCCTTTATTTTATGCTGCCGATCAGCGAACTACTGCTGTTTAGTTTAGCGGCTCTGGGGCTAGTCGTAACGCCCGGACCTAACATGATTTACCTGATTTCTCGCTCCATTACTCAGGGACGACAAGCCGGATTGGTATCACTGGCGGGTGTACTGACGGGTTTCTGGGTGCATATTCTGTTCGTTTCGGCGGGTCTTACAGCTATCTTTCTGGCAATCCCTGTTGTTTATGAACTTCTTCGCTGGCTTGGTGTTGGCTACTTGCTCTATTTGGCCTGGGCAGCTATCAAGCCAGGCAGTGTTTCGCCATTTGAAGTCAGTAAAACTGTTGAAGCCACCTCAACCGATTCGGCAGGGAAACTCTTCAGAATGGGCTTTCTGACCAATGTGCTCAACCCGAAAGTAGCGGTATTTTACGTGTCGTTTTTTCCGCAGTTCACCCGCCCCGAATATGGCTCCTTATGGACGCAAACTGTTCAGTTAGGCATTACCCAACTGTTCGTCAGCGCAACCGTCAATCTATTAATCGTCTTGTCGGCAGCTCGGATGGCCCGCTGGTTTCAGGCCCGCCCGGGCTATATTCGAGTTCAGAAATGGGGAGTAGCGAGTATCCTGATGGGTCTGGCCGTGCGGATGGCCGTCGACAAAGGCAAATGAGTTAGTGTCTATAAATCAGCATTATGTATGGCCGATCTAATGCGTAATCTATTTTCGCCCGACGATGGCGTTCGCCAACTTAAGACAGTTCCTACCGAATTTGTTGAACTTTTTCGTCATGGTAGCCTGGTAGTCGAATATTATAAACCGGATCGGATTGACAAACAGCAACCGCATGAACGCGATGAGATCTATGTTATTACGACAGGCAGTGGTACGTTTCTCTATGCAGGAACAAGCATGTCGGTCAAGCCGGGCGATCTGCTCTTCGTTCCGGCAGGTATGGAACATCGATTCGAAAATTTTACCGAAGATTTTGCCACTTGGGTCTTATTTTATGGCCCTATTGGAGGAGAAAAAATATAAGTAAATGACAAAACAACACCACTACGAAATCAAGACAACCTGGACGGGGAATACGGGTACAGGAACCAGCGGCTACCGGGCCTACGAACGGGCTCATGTGATCTTGGCAGCGAATAAACCTGACATCCCGGGCTCATCGGACCCGGCCTTTCGGGGCGACAAAACCCGCTATAACCCAGAAGAATTACTGGTGGCCTCCTTATCTTCCTGCCATATGCTTTGGTATTTGCATGTCTGTACCGATGCCGGTGTGGTGGTGGTTGATTACACAGATACGGCAACAGGTACGATGGTCGAAACCTCGGATGGTAGTGGCCATTTTACGGAGGTTACGCTCTATCCGTCGGTGGTAGTTGCCGATGCGTCGATGATCGAGAAAGCCAACGAGCTTCACCATAAAGCCAACCAGCTTTGCTTTATTGCCAATTCCTGCAATTTCCCGGTTCGTCATGAACCAACCTGCCACGCTGTTAGTAACTAATTCATTCCGATGATCATCCGCCCGTTTACCCAAGCTGACATTGCTCCGCTTCTGACTGTTTTCGCCAGGAATGTCCCTACAGCCTTCGGAGAAAACGAACAGGATGAATACGCCGAGTTTCTACAAACGTACACCGACCCCTATTTTGTAATTGAGTACAAGGGCACTGTAGCTGGAGCCTGTGGCTATTACCTTACCGACGACCAGACGGTCGCACACATTTGCTGGATTTTGACCGACCCAATGCTAAAGGGGTTACGACTTGGCACTGCATTAATACAGCACAACCTTCAACAGATTTGGCAGCAACCGGGAATTCAGCGGATTGAATGCCGCACTTCACAGGTAGCTTATCGATTTTTTGAGAAATTTGGATTTCAGCTCCAATACACCAAACCTGATTTCTGGGCCCCTGGCCTCGATCTGTATTTTATGGTATTAACTTACGTCAACCGTTAGCCTAACCCATATCACTTCGCCAATCAGTCAGTTATCGCAGCATCTAGTTTGTCGAGGCCATTCATGCTAAGCACTACCTGCCTTTTTTTTTCAGTATTGCGTTTAAATGGGTTTAATTGATTGACCAGATGGTATAATCGTTTGCCCACTTTGCGGATTTGCTTGAGCAGCACATGACGCCACCCGCTAACGGGTGCATAGCCTCGCCAGGCGGTCTGGTTTAAATACAAAAAAAATTCTTCCTGATAAGCCTTATTAAAAGTGTAGGAGCGATAAATAGGCTTTATCCCCGTAAAATGAATCACATACGGATCAGCTATGTCATTTTGTGCATAGGTATTCCAAGCCCGATCAAGTTCGAGCCACTGATTTGCCAAAACGACATTCAACCCATACTGATCAGCAAATACCGCATACTTGGCATTCTGCGCAAGGCACGTCAACACGCGCTCAGTGATGTGCTGCTGACGCCAGCGAATGGGGTCAATCACCAGCAATCCCGAATTGAAAATTGGCGTTTCAGGATGCAAACCCAATTCGCGATAATTCTGATAGCCTCCCCATGAACTACTGATCACTTCGGCCCGATCGCGCACAGCCCCCAGCAGTTTATTACCCAGATCGACTTTCCATAGGGCCGTTATGTCCTGGTGAGCAATCATATCCACATCCATATACACCACTCTAGTCAGGTGCTGCGGAATAAAAAACGGTATAAACAGCCGAATGTAGACATTTAGGGGAAACGTAGACTGATCAATGGGTAAAGCCATACCGACTGGTATAGCCTCATCGATTGTTAACCAATGTACGTTAAACACCTCCGGATTAATAGACTGTAGCAGTTTTTCTCGGTTTGCCGAATCGATGCCATCATTGACCAGATAAAGATCAAATTGAGCGGGTGCTGTCAGGTTGATTTCAATCGATTTGACTAACGCTGCTAATAAAAGAGCAAACCTATTGTCGCATATAGTAACAAGTGGTAAAGGCTGATTCGGTGACATGAGTGGATTAGATAGCTATTTAATTCAATCAGTAGCGCATTACCGTTAAGGCGTTTAATACTATTTAAACGATTAAACGACTAAGGCAAATTATCTTTTGCGCTAGCATTCACCTATTAGACCCCTTATCTAAAAAACAGATACAAAATATTTAGTAAAAGGCATAATCAGGAACAAGATATGCGAGCGGATTGACCCTCAATGTGAAGTAGCTATCTTACACTTACGACTCCACCCTAGCCTATTCAGTCTGATGATACACCAATACAGGCACATCCGATTTCTCGATCAATGACCCAACCAGGTTTGGATGCAGGAGTTTATCCAGAAAGCCCTCCTGCCGATATAACTGCATGACAATCAGATCAGCAGGAGTTGTATCCAGCTTATCTTCTGTAACAATAAGCAGTTGGGCATCAAAGGCCTTTACAAGCATTTCGGTCTGATCTTCGACTAAAGCCCGCGTCGTTTGGGCTTGCATGGCATAAGCAATAGTCCGTACCTGCACCGGGTGAAAGGCCACTCCATCAGGAGCTGTCGGTACGATCAGAACCGGGCACCGCGCTGCATCGGCTACATCCGAAACGGCACTACCTGCCAGACGATCGAATAAGGTGCTTAAATCACTGCGTCCCATCACGATTAAGTCGGCCGAATGCTCACGAGCGGCTTCCAGAATACTGTCATCCACCAACCCAATTCGCCAGTCCAGCTTAATCGACAAACCATCAGCCCGCAATTGATCGGCTAGTTCGCTAAGCCGTTGCCGACTTAGGTCTTCTAATTCTATGGCGGCTACCGCTCCCAGTCCCGGATCACTAATGCTTCCAACCGTTGGAAACGTAGTATCAGGAATTATGGGTTGATAAACGTGCAACAGCGTAACCGTAGCGCCGGTTTTATGCGCCAATAACCGCACCCAATCCTGAGCGGCTCGCGTATTTGCAGTAAAGTCTGTAGGAAAAAGCAGGTTTGTCATAAGACAGGTTTACGGTTTATGGTATACCATAAACCGTAAACCCTAAAACTATGTTCAACGTTTTCCTGCCTGAACAGCCCCATTCGCGTCGTCTCCGTTCAATTTCTGGATGGCCATCAGTTGCTGCATCGTTTTTTCCATACCATCCGTTGAGCCATCAAGGAAGATGACATTTCCTTTGCCATTTTCGGCGAAATGCTTGATCGCTTCCGTCCAGATCGAGAACAGGATCAGCGACGCATCCAGTTTGGCCTCATTCATCACCCGCGCCGATTCGGCCATTCCTTTAGCAACTTCTTCGCGGAACAGTGCTACCCCCTGCCCACGCAGTTGAGAGGCTGTTTTCTCAGCCTCAGCCGAAATCTGAATGGCGTTTCCTTCGGCCTGGGCTGCTTTTGTTTTAGTAATCAGCAACGCCTGACCTTCGTTTTCAGCAGCTGCCTTCAGGTTCGAGGAGGCTACCACCTGCGCCATCGATCGCATGATGACTTCATCGAAGGCAATGTCGTTCAATTGTAAGTCGATCAGATGATACCCCCAGCTTTCGAGCAACGTATCGAGCTGGGCCTTTACGTGTTCAATGATTTCGGAACGTAAACCCAGAATTTCCGATTGCCGTTTGGTAGCGACAAAGCTACGGATGGACCCTTCGATAGTACGGATCAACGCCTGCATAAACGAGGCTTCATCAATGAATTTGAAGGCTACATTTTTGATAGTTTCCTCGGCCTGATTCAAAACAGAATACACCAGCATCGCTTTGAAATTGACATTGGCCTGATCGGACGTAATGGCCTGGAACGCTAGCTCGACCGAGCGATTTTGAATGGAAATACGGCGGTAAATGAATTCGATAAATGGGATTTTAAAATTAAGCCCCGGCGTCATAACACGGGTGTATTTTCCAAAAACGGTAACAACAGCTACTGTGCCCTGCCGGACAATAACTACTGACAGATAAAGGACGATAATCGCCAGAATGAATAGTACTAACAGAAAGTCCATGCAGTGTTTAGGTTTAGAAAAAAGAACGGATTCCGTCTCAAGGTACGGAATCCGTTGATGTTCTGCGCAAACTATTGCTCAAACGGTACATCCTAATGGCCAGTCGCCAGGGCATATTGGTCGGCGTTTTTATGACGGAAATAGACCATCATTGCCATGCCAAAACCTGTCAGCGCAAGCATGGCCCCAACCCACATTGGCGAGGTATACCCCATACCGGCCGCAATCGGTAACCCGCCCAGATACGCTCCCAGGGCATTACCCATGTTGAATCCGGCCTGACTGACCGACGAAGCCAGCATTTCGGACCCATTGGATGCCCGGATCATCAGAATCTGGATCGGTGCGCCCAGCGAAAACGCAATGGCACCCGTTACAAATGTCATAACTAGTAAAGGCACTTTGAAGGGTGCTACGAAATAGACGATCGTCAGTGAAAGCACCATCAACAGCAGAAACAGGGCTGTCGCTTTGCTGGGCGAAATCAGGTCGGCAGTACGTCCGGCAATCAGGTTTCCGACGGCCATGCCTAAACCAGCCAGCACCAGAATCCAGGTAATCTGACCGCTTTCAAAACCAGCCACCTCGGTCAGCAATGGAGCGATATAACTGAACCAGGCAAACAATCCCCCTGTGCCAATGGCCGTGATGCCCAGAATGAGCCAGGGCTCAACGTACGTAAACAATTTCAGGTCTTTCCGCAGGTTCGACTCACCTACGACGGGAGGATTTGGCAGCAGTTTATAAATGGAAGCCATTGTGACCAACCCAACACCAGCAATGATCATAAATGTCAGTCGCCAGCTCATGGTGTGTCCAATGTACGTTCCCAGCGGTACACCAATAATATTGGCTACCGTAAGTCCGGCAAACATCATCGAAATGGCCTGTGCTTCTTTACCGCGACCTGCCAGCCGACTGGCGACAACAGCCCCAACGCCAAAGAAAGCCCCATGCGGCAGGCCCGATAACAGCCGGGTAATCATCATGGTTTCGTAGTTCGGTGCAAACGACGAGAGCGCATTGCAGAACGTAAACAACGCCATCAAGCCAAGCAAAATCTTTTTCGGCGGGTAGTTTCCGGCAATGCCAACCAGCAAAGGTGCCCCCAACACTACCCCCAGCGCATAGGACGAAATCAGGTGCCCAGCCGTTGGAATCGAAATATGTAAAGACGTAGCAATATCAGGCAGAATTCCCATCATAACGAACTCAGTCATACCGATTCCGAAGCCTCCGATGGTAAGAGGCAGTAAGCTTTTTTTCATTTTGCAGCGTTCTATTTTCTAACAGCTCGTGAGTGCCTCATCTTGAAAAACTCACACAACTACCCGCATTTCGGATAGTATACTATTACGCAAATAGAAAAAATACAAAAATGTTCCTCAGCCTACGAATGTTCAAACTTATTGATCTGCGAATCCAATTATGACGCGTCAATCGAATAGGACATTGATTTTTATGATTGATATGATCGGTTAATATGCTTTTTTGTCACCCCAACGTAGGAGGGTCCTTCAGAGAATGTGAAATAATAATCTCCGAAGGACCCTCCTACGTTGGGGTGACAAAAAAGTAACTAGAACAAACGTTCAAACAAGCTTCCAACTAGTAATTGTTCGGCCGGTTTATAACTCGGAGTTCCGCTTCACTTTTTAGGAACTCGTTTCCCCGGCATATCACGCCCGTTCTGGTGAAGAATCAACTGGTCGATTTCACCTTTTTCATTTCGAACAAACGATACCTTGGCCTCCACCACTTTCAGATAAAATTTAGTCTTTGATTCAGGAAAAAGCTCGAACCGCTGCTGTCCGGTTGCCTGACCATATAACTGACTCCCCTCCCGCGTAATGACGATGGCAAAGGTGGGAGCCAGTTCATACGTACCCACATAGGATTCCAACGTAGCTTCATCCACAGTTGCATCTTTCGGCGCTTCAACGATTTCGCCTAACTCCTTCAGTTTCCCGATACCACCCGTATTACGTGGATTCAGTTCTAGTGATTTTTTATAGTCCCGGATAGCAGCTGCTTTATCGCCAAGTTTCATATAGGCTTCGCCCCGGCTGTCGTACACGTTATACGATTGCGGAAACGACTCTACGTTGAGCGTAAATACATGAATGGCCTGCTGTACTTTTCCCTCGCTTAGGAGTTCGTACCCAAGACCGTTCATCTCGTTCTCGCTCAAGCTGTAGGCTTTATCGGCCTTCAACGTCGTAAATGTGGTTCGTAATTTATCGAGCGGGTCGGTCAGAGCAGGTTGACGCAGGGCATCAGCAATGGGCTTTTTGGGTGCTTCAACTGGCTGATTATAGAGAATATTCAGGATATTTTTCCGAATGCTTCCCAGCGGAGCCCCGCCCGTATTATTCAGCAGCACAACCAGTTGTTTATCTTTAGGTATCCGGCTAATGATGGTGTTGAAGCCATTGATTCCCCCGGTGTGTTCAATCAGGAGCAGGCTATCTTTCAACGAGCCAATCTTCGTCTTGCTTACACCCCAGCCGTAAGCATAATGGCTCAGAAAGGGCGTAAACATTGTCTCTTTCGATTGAGCAGACAACAACTTATCGGTGTACAAGGCCTGATCCCAACGGTACAAATCCTCTACGGTAGAATACATTGACCCGGCCGCATAGGGAATAGTCATATCCAGATACGGAGCATTCACATAACGACCACCCCGTTTTTCATAACCCGATGCCCGCTTCGGAATAATCGGATCGGCCAGATCATAACCCGTATTCAGCATTTGCAGGGGTTTCAGAATAGCCTCCTGAAGCACCTCCGCATAGGATTTGCCGGTTACTTTCTCAATGATAACACCCAGCAGAAAATAGCCCGAGTTATCATACGAAAACGTCGAGCCGGGTTCAAATTCAAGCGGCATGTCGGAGAATTTCTTCACAAACGCATCGGGCGTGTATGGGTCCCGGCTCATCTTCTCAAAGAAATCAGGGAAACCTGTATAGCTTGGAATGCCCGATGTATGCGTCAACAGGTGATGAATCGTTACCTTATCGCCCGTCGCTTTGGGATAATCGGGTAGGTAATCCGTCACCTTCCCATCGAGCTTAATCTTGCCTTTTTCAACCAGTTGCATGATAAGCATCGACGTAAACTGCTTGGTGATGGAACCGAGCCGGAATTTGGTATCGGGCGTGTTGGAAATGTTCCACTCCATATTGGCCATCCCATAACCCTTTCTGAAAATTACCTTGCCCTGTTCAGCCACCAGTACCGTTCCGTTGAATTGACGATTGGCTACGTATTGCTGAATGAGCGCATCGATTTTATCGGCTTTCTGCTGCGCCAGGGCGGGTGAACTCACCAGAAAAAAACCTGCGATTAGTATTCGAATGAACATAGACGTAGCTTGCTGTTTCATACAATCAGGATGGTTATGTGAAGGTGTTGGCAAAATAGTCTTTTTATGGTTGCACATCTCTTGTAAGCTTCTTTTCCGGCAATAAAAAACCTGCTCTAACACATGATTAAAGCAGGTTTTATTTCTGTCAAAGCTATAGCTAGTGTGCCAGCAGCCAGTTTTCCCCTACACCGATGCCGGTTTCCATCCGAACGGCCATTGGAATAGCGTTTTTCATGATGTCGTCAACCCGAACGCTGAGGAACTCGATTTCGTCGCGGTGTGCATCGAACACCAATTCATCGTGTACGGTCAGAATCATTTTTGATTTCAAACGCTCCTGGAGCATGAACTCGTGTATCTGAATCATGGCAATCTTGAGCATGTCGGCAGCACTCCCCTGAATGGGCGCATTCACGGCATTTCGTTCGGCAAACATGCGGTCGGTCTGGTTGCGGGAATTAATGTCGCGCAGGTACCGCCGACGCCCCAGGATCGTTTCGGCATAGCCAAAACCGCGTGCTTTCTCGATACACTGGTCGATATAGGATTTTACCGCCGGAAACTCCGCAAAATAGTCGTCGATGATCTGGGCGGCTTCTCGACGGGGAATTTTCAACCGTTGCGACAAGCCGAATGATGATATGCCGTATATAATCCCGAAGTTAATTGTTTTGGCTTTCCGGCGCATATCGCTCGTCACCTCGGCCAGCCCTACATGGAAGACCTTGCTGGCCGTTTGGGTGTGAATATCAACACCGTTATTGAACGCATCGAGCATGGTTTTATCGCCACTGAAAGCCGCCATGATCCGCAACTCGATCTGCGAATAGTCGGCCGACATAATCAGAAACTCCGGCCCACGCGGCACAAACGCCTTCCGAATTTCCTGACCACGCGGGGTACGAATCGGAATATTTTGCAGGTTCGGATTTACCGATGATAGTCGTCCGGTAGCGGCTACGGCCTGATTGAAGGACGTATGAATCCGGCCTGTTCGTTTACTGATCAGCGTCGGCAACACATCGACGTAGGTATTTTTAAGCTTGATCAGTTCACGGTAGTCCAGAATCTTCCGGGCTATTTCATGCTCTACTTCCAGCTTCGACAGGATTTCTTCCCCCGTAGCATACTGGCCTGTTTTGGTCTTTTTGGCGTTCTTATCGAGCTTGAGCTTTTCAAACAGAACCTCACCCAACTGCTTCGGCGACCCGATGTTGAACGGTTCACCGGCAATCGTATAAATTTCCTGCTGCACCTGCCGCATGTCCGTTTCCAATGTGGCCGACAGTTCGGCGAGGGCGTTGGTATCAATGGTTACCCCTTCAAGTTCCAGATCGGTCAGGACCCGAACGAGTGGCATCTCTACCTGATCGAACAGTTTGTGTAAATTATCTTTTTCGAGCCGGGGGGCAAACGTTTCTTTCAGCTGGAGGGTAATGTCAGCGTCTTCAGCGGCATAGTCCACCACCTTCTGAATGTCTACATCGCGCATCGTCAATTGTCCTTTTCCTTTTTTACCAATTAATGACTCAATTTCGACCGGGCTGTAATTCAGGTAAGTCATAGCCATCATGTCCATATTATGGCGCATTTCAGGCTCTATGAGGTAGTGGGCTATCATTGTATCGAACAACTTACCCTGTACTTCCACACCGTACTTTTTCAACATCAGCAGGTCATACTTCAGATTTTGCCCAATCTTACTGATAGCGGGATTTTCCAGCACGGGTTTGAACTGATCGACAACAGCCTGTGCTTCGGCCCGGTCGTCGGGTACGGGTACGTAGAAGGCTTCGCCCGTCCGATAGGCAAATGACAATCCAACCAGATCGGCTTCAACGGGATCAATAGCCGTAGTTTCCGAATCGAAACAGATGCTTTCCTGAAGGTTCAGATAATGAACCAGACTCGCCCGCAGTTCAGGTGTATCGACCAGCCGATAATCATGTTTGACCGATAGAATCGTTTTACGGCGTTCGGGTTGGTTTTCGTCCAGTTCGTAGTCGGGATAAACGTCCAGATACGCTGGCTCTTCGGTCACTTCGGCACCCGGCCTGTCGTCCGTCGTGATCGTCTCCGTAACCGCTCCGGGAGAAGCTTCTGAAGCGGACGCAACGGGCACTTTTACTGGCGTCCGTTTACTTTTTTCTCCTCTCTCCTGTTTTGCGGGAGGGTTCGTGGATGCAGATTTGCCATCAAAATCAAACGGTAAATCGCCAGACCCCGACGGGTTCACTGCACTCATATTCGGAAACGGCAAGAACGCCGGAGAGGCATCACCTGGCGAATCGAACAGGTTCATCTGACCAGATTTACCGCTGGCTTTAAAAGCATCAGGCAGTGGCTTTTCGTCGTAGTCAGCACCAAGCAGCCGGGTTTTCATCTGCCTGAATTCCAGTTCATCGAGCAAAGCGGCCAAACGTGGCTTATCATATTCCGTATGCCGGAGTTTGTCTTCATCGAAATCGACCGGAACGTCCAGATGAATGGTTGCCAGTTGTTTCGACAGCAAGCCTTGCTGCGCAAAATTGACGACGTTCTCTTTCTGCTTTCCTTTCAGTTGGTCGGCACTGGCAATCAGATTTTCAATCGTACCGAAATCGGCAATGAGTTTTTGCGCTGTTTTTTCGCCAATCCCTGGAATACCCGGAATATTATCGACCGAATCGCCCATCAGGCCAAGCATATCCGTCACCTGCTCGATCCGTTCGATCTGCCAGCGCTCCAGCACCTCCTTAACGCCCAGCTTTTCGGCTGGCTTGCCCATGAAAGCCGGTTTGTAGATATGGACATGCTCTTCGACCAACTGACCGTAGTCTTTGTCGGGCGTCATCATATACACCTCAAAATCAGCCAGGGCCGCTTTCTTGGCGATGGTACCAATGATATCATCCGCTTCGTAACCTTCCAAAATCAGAATGGGGATGTGCATGGCCTCTACAATCCGTTTGATATAGGGCATGGCTACGCTGATATCCTCCGGCTGTGACTGACGAGTCGCTTTATACATCGGAAACTGTTCGTGCCGAAACGTCTTTTTAGGCGAATCGAAGGCAACGCCGATGTGGGTAGGTTTTTCTTTCGTCAGCACTTCAATCATAGCGTTCATAAATCCGAACACGGCTGACGTATTGACCCCTCGCGAAGAAATCCGTGGAGCTTTATTAAAGGCAAAATGAGCGCGGTAAATCAGGGCCAGCGCATCTAGTAAAAAGAGTTTTTTCTGTGGTTTAGCCATTCGATAGGAGTCACAAATCAATTCGCCAAAGGTCGAAAGACTTACCGACAATCACGCGCTTTCGAGTAAACAAATTGATGAATTCAGGAGAGATAGTACGTATCAATAAAACACCTTCCTGCGGGTTTTGATTCCTCCTCAATAGGGTTTAACCGCAACGGCACAGAGGGTTCGCAAAGACCACAAAGATAGATACTATTCTTCCTTGCAGCCTTTACGAACCCTCTGCGCCGTTGCGGTTAAACCCTCTACTGTGGCAACAACAGGCGATCAATGATATGCACCACGCCGTTGGTAGCCGTAATATCGGGGCCGGTAATGTTGGATGCCGTGCCTCCGTTACCTTTACCGGTTACGGTCAGGGCCGTTGTACTGATTCCTGCCGTGATCGTTCCACCTTGCAGGGTTGTCAGGCTGGAACCGTTGGT
This window of the Spirosoma aerolatum genome carries:
- a CDS encoding serine hydrolase; this translates as MKQQATSMFIRILIAGFFLVSSPALAQQKADKIDALIQQYVANRQFNGTVLVAEQGKVIFRKGYGMANMEWNISNTPDTKFRLGSITKQFTSMLIMQLVEKGKIKLDGKVTDYLPDYPKATGDKVTIHHLLTHTSGIPSYTGFPDFFEKMSRDPYTPDAFVKKFSDMPLEFEPGSTFSYDNSGYFLLGVIIEKVTGKSYAEVLQEAILKPLQMLNTGYDLADPIIPKRASGYEKRGGRYVNAPYLDMTIPYAAGSMYSTVEDLYRWDQALYTDKLLSAQSKETMFTPFLSHYAYGWGVSKTKIGSLKDSLLLIEHTGGINGFNTIISRIPKDKQLVVLLNNTGGAPLGSIRKNILNILYNQPVEAPKKPIADALRQPALTDPLDKLRTTFTTLKADKAYSLSENEMNGLGYELLSEGKVQQAIHVFTLNVESFPQSYNVYDSRGEAYMKLGDKAAAIRDYKKSLELNPRNTGGIGKLKELGEIVEAPKDATVDEATLESYVGTYELAPTFAIVITREGSQLYGQATGQQRFELFPESKTKFYLKVVEAKVSFVRNEKGEIDQLILHQNGRDMPGKRVPKK
- a CDS encoding GNAT family N-acetyltransferase; translated protein: MRKGFILHRDCFRISPADQVHESFPTAGLPDSFTLGMLTDADELAGSVSFRREGYNRQKLRHKGLLFAMYVAHEYAGQGIGRQLIEETIRRAKQLPNMEQITLTVIASNRPARQLYKSIGFHSFALEPKAVKDGDAYYDEEQMILFLGT
- a CDS encoding glycosyltransferase family 8 protein; this encodes MSPNQPLPLVTICDNRFALLLAALVKSIEINLTAPAQFDLYLVNDGIDSANREKLLQSINPEVFNVHWLTIDEAIPVGMALPIDQSTFPLNVYIRLFIPFFIPQHLTRVVYMDVDMIAHQDITALWKVDLGNKLLGAVRDRAEVISSSWGGYQNYRELGLHPETPIFNSGLLVIDPIRWRQQHITERVLTCLAQNAKYAVFADQYGLNVVLANQWLELDRAWNTYAQNDIADPYVIHFTGIKPIYRSYTFNKAYQEEFFLYLNQTAWRGYAPVSGWRHVLLKQIRKVGKRLYHLVNQLNPFKRNTEKKRQVVLSMNGLDKLDAAITD
- a CDS encoding SPFH domain-containing protein, whose product is MDFLLVLFILAIIVLYLSVVIVRQGTVAVVTVFGKYTRVMTPGLNFKIPFIEFIYRRISIQNRSVELAFQAITSDQANVNFKAMLVYSVLNQAEETIKNVAFKFIDEASFMQALIRTIEGSIRSFVATKRQSEILGLRSEIIEHVKAQLDTLLESWGYHLIDLQLNDIAFDEVIMRSMAQVVASSNLKAAAENEGQALLITKTKAAQAEGNAIQISAEAEKTASQLRGQGVALFREEVAKGMAESARVMNEAKLDASLILFSIWTEAIKHFAENGKGNVIFLDGSTDGMEKTMQQLMAIQKLNGDDANGAVQAGKR
- a CDS encoding LysE family translocator, giving the protein MLPISELLLFSLAALGLVVTPGPNMIYLISRSITQGRQAGLVSLAGVLTGFWVHILFVSAGLTAIFLAIPVVYELLRWLGVGYLLYLAWAAIKPGSVSPFEVSKTVEATSTDSAGKLFRMGFLTNVLNPKVAVFYVSFFPQFTRPEYGSLWTQTVQLGITQLFVSATVNLLIVLSAARMARWFQARPGYIRVQKWGVASILMGLAVRMAVDKGK
- a CDS encoding MFS transporter, translating into MKKSLLPLTIGGFGIGMTEFVMMGILPDIATSLHISIPTAGHLISSYALGVVLGAPLLVGIAGNYPPKKILLGLMALFTFCNALSSFAPNYETMMITRLLSGLPHGAFFGVGAVVASRLAGRGKEAQAISMMFAGLTVANIIGVPLGTYIGHTMSWRLTFMIIAGVGLVTMASIYKLLPNPPVVGESNLRKDLKLFTYVEPWLILGITAIGTGGLFAWFSYIAPLLTEVAGFESGQITWILVLAGLGMAVGNLIAGRTADLISPSKATALFLLLMVLSLTIVYFVAPFKVPLLVMTFVTGAIAFSLGAPIQILMIRASNGSEMLASSVSQAGFNMGNALGAYLGGLPIAAGMGYTSPMWVGAMLALTGFGMAMMVYFRHKNADQYALATGH
- a CDS encoding universal stress protein codes for the protein MTNLLFPTDFTANTRAAQDWVRLLAHKTGATVTLLHVYQPIIPDTTFPTVGSISDPGLGAVAAIELEDLSRQRLSELADQLRADGLSIKLDWRIGLVDDSILEAAREHSADLIVMGRSDLSTLFDRLAGSAVSDVADAARCPVLIVPTAPDGVAFHPVQVRTIAYAMQAQTTRALVEDQTEMLVKAFDAQLLIVTEDKLDTTPADLIVMQLYRQEGFLDKLLHPNLVGSLIEKSDVPVLVYHQTE
- a CDS encoding OsmC family protein — protein: MTKQHHYEIKTTWTGNTGTGTSGYRAYERAHVILAANKPDIPGSSDPAFRGDKTRYNPEELLVASLSSCHMLWYLHVCTDAGVVVVDYTDTATGTMVETSDGSGHFTEVTLYPSVVVADASMIEKANELHHKANQLCFIANSCNFPVRHEPTCHAVSN
- a CDS encoding cupin domain-containing protein, yielding MRNLFSPDDGVRQLKTVPTEFVELFRHGSLVVEYYKPDRIDKQQPHERDEIYVITTGSGTFLYAGTSMSVKPGDLLFVPAGMEHRFENFTEDFATWVLFYGPIGGEKI
- a CDS encoding GNAT family N-acetyltransferase, which codes for MIIRPFTQADIAPLLTVFARNVPTAFGENEQDEYAEFLQTYTDPYFVIEYKGTVAGACGYYLTDDQTVAHICWILTDPMLKGLRLGTALIQHNLQQIWQQPGIQRIECRTSQVAYRFFEKFGFQLQYTKPDFWAPGLDLYFMVLTYVNR